From a region of the Panicum virgatum strain AP13 chromosome 2K, P.virgatum_v5, whole genome shotgun sequence genome:
- the LOC120670645 gene encoding uncharacterized protein LOC120670645 isoform X1 — protein sequence MLLVASTAASRPLPLLARSGGRGAPPCIRTARREALTALQLRSSSSTLSCACSPSPSPAPSPGDGGKGSARHLFDVTSLIARSVAIQEKNLLPFPPSILKCDFSILSPVVPWEPDDIWRIYAGYFFVLHIPLSFGGLGAVAKVLKCSSLDPMTTVISTVLLQLVELSLALALLQYTAMAGNDVQAFFASKVSTRNWIKETIIGFTVLMILVWITSILADKLVGSEDAYDPILKGILSDSPTSKLLCFFLYCVIAPLSEETIYRGFLLTALSSSMKWRDAVVMSSLAFSVAHLSGESFVQLFVIGCITGLTYCRTGTLVASFTIHSLYNAVTLYMALAS from the exons ATGCTCCTCGTTGCGTCAACCGCAGCTTCCCGTCCGCTCCCACTCCTCGCCAGAAGCGGAGGCCGAGGAGCTCCTCCTTGTATCCGCACGGCTAGACGCGAAGCTCTGACCGCGCTGCAGCTGCGCTCTTCGTCCTCCACTCTCAGCTGCGCCTGCTCTCCGTCTCCGTCCCCCGCTCCCTCTCCTGGGGACGGTGGCAAGGGCAGCGCCCGCCACCTGTTCGACGTAACTTCTTTAATAGCACGTTCTGTTGCGATCCAAGAAAAGAATCTTTTGCCCTTCCCTCCGTCCATCCTGAAATGT GACTTCTCCATTCTCTCCCCTGTTGTTCCATGGGAGCCTGATGATATATGGAGAATATACGCAGGGTATTTCTTCGTCTTGCATATCCCCTTGAGCTTTGGAGGGCTTGGTGCGGTGGCCAAAGTGCTAAAATGCTCCTCACTCGACCCAATGACAACA GTTATTTCTACAGTCTTGCTTCAACTAGTGGAGCTCTCTTTGGCCTTAGCACTACTTCAGTACACTGCAATGGCAGGCAATGATGTTCAGGCTTTCTTTGCCAGTAAGGTTTCTACACGGAATTGGATAAAAGAAACCATAATAGGCTTCACGGTTTTGATGATCTTGGTATGGATCACATCTATCTTGGCTGACAAGCTGGTAGGATCTGAG GATGCATATGATCCTATATTGAAAGGAATCCTTTCTGACAGTCCAACTTCTAAGCTACTGTGTTTCTTTCTCTACTGTGTTATTGCTCCACTGTCGGAAGAAACAATCTACCGTGGGTTCCTTCTAACAGCCCTGTCTTCTTCCATGAAATGGCGGGATGCTGTCGTGATGAGTTCACTTGCCTTCAGTGTAGCACACCTCTCCGGTGAAAGTTTCGTTCAGCTGTTTGTCATAGGGTGCATTACTGGGTTAACTTATTGTCGAACTGGAACTTTGGTGGCTTCTTTCACTATCCATTCTCTGTACAATGCGGTCACATTGTATATGGCTTTAGCATCATGA
- the LOC120670645 gene encoding uncharacterized protein LOC120670645 isoform X2 has protein sequence MLLVASTAASRPLPLLARSGGRGAPPCIRTARREALTALQLRSSSSTLSCACSPSPSPAPSPGDGGKGSARHLFDDFSILSPVVPWEPDDIWRIYAGYFFVLHIPLSFGGLGAVAKVLKCSSLDPMTTVISTVLLQLVELSLALALLQYTAMAGNDVQAFFASKVSTRNWIKETIIGFTVLMILVWITSILADKLVGSEDAYDPILKGILSDSPTSKLLCFFLYCVIAPLSEETIYRGFLLTALSSSMKWRDAVVMSSLAFSVAHLSGESFVQLFVIGCITGLTYCRTGTLVASFTIHSLYNAVTLYMALAS, from the exons ATGCTCCTCGTTGCGTCAACCGCAGCTTCCCGTCCGCTCCCACTCCTCGCCAGAAGCGGAGGCCGAGGAGCTCCTCCTTGTATCCGCACGGCTAGACGCGAAGCTCTGACCGCGCTGCAGCTGCGCTCTTCGTCCTCCACTCTCAGCTGCGCCTGCTCTCCGTCTCCGTCCCCCGCTCCCTCTCCTGGGGACGGTGGCAAGGGCAGCGCCCGCCACCTGTTCGAC GACTTCTCCATTCTCTCCCCTGTTGTTCCATGGGAGCCTGATGATATATGGAGAATATACGCAGGGTATTTCTTCGTCTTGCATATCCCCTTGAGCTTTGGAGGGCTTGGTGCGGTGGCCAAAGTGCTAAAATGCTCCTCACTCGACCCAATGACAACA GTTATTTCTACAGTCTTGCTTCAACTAGTGGAGCTCTCTTTGGCCTTAGCACTACTTCAGTACACTGCAATGGCAGGCAATGATGTTCAGGCTTTCTTTGCCAGTAAGGTTTCTACACGGAATTGGATAAAAGAAACCATAATAGGCTTCACGGTTTTGATGATCTTGGTATGGATCACATCTATCTTGGCTGACAAGCTGGTAGGATCTGAG GATGCATATGATCCTATATTGAAAGGAATCCTTTCTGACAGTCCAACTTCTAAGCTACTGTGTTTCTTTCTCTACTGTGTTATTGCTCCACTGTCGGAAGAAACAATCTACCGTGGGTTCCTTCTAACAGCCCTGTCTTCTTCCATGAAATGGCGGGATGCTGTCGTGATGAGTTCACTTGCCTTCAGTGTAGCACACCTCTCCGGTGAAAGTTTCGTTCAGCTGTTTGTCATAGGGTGCATTACTGGGTTAACTTATTGTCGAACTGGAACTTTGGTGGCTTCTTTCACTATCCATTCTCTGTACAATGCGGTCACATTGTATATGGCTTTAGCATCATGA